One part of the Clostridium thermosuccinogenes genome encodes these proteins:
- a CDS encoding calcium-translocating P-type ATPase, SERCA-type, producing MSVMESKLRSNRNEKKLHMGLSEKEAKLKLQKHGLNTIAGKKKVSVFSMILDQFNDFMVMILLAATAVSAFMGDTTEAVTIISIVIVNAIMGFIQEFRTERTLEALKDLAAPTARVIRDGVLCSIPAEEIVPGDLIVLESGDRVPADATLIEVNGLQVDESLLTGESLPVEKEIESSHGKGSGIGDKKGVVYMGSVVTMGRAKAIVYATGMDTEMGRIADMIQNIEDEETPLQKRLEHLGKIIAVGCLVICAIVSLAGILRGEELLDMLLEGISLAVAAVPEGLPAIVTVSLALGVQRMLKRNALIRKLPAVETLGCASVICSDKTGTLTENKMTVRKIFAGDNIFDVKGNGYDLQGAILLNNREIDASGSKPLKLLLEIAGCCNNAEISRTSPEKGFLDKIKSAVSKQEKWEIKGDPTEGALLVAAAKGGITKEILEKTYFRMDELPFDSDRKCMSVICGNFKGETFVFTKGAPDIILDKCSKIHTSRGTEDLNAFAKKRILKVNDNMAGEALRVLGFAYKKLDSRNYKRDDLEKNLTFVGLMGMIDPPRKEALEAVQKCRIAGIKPVMITGDHKVTAAAIARELSILGSGDKVLTGAELDEMSESKLEKIAGEVSVYARVSPKHKLMIVRALKKLGHIVAMTGDGVNDAPAVKEADIGVSMGITGTDVTKEASSMILLDDNFATIVAAIEEGRVIYNNIRKFIRYMLACNIGEVLTMFLGTLLGLPLPLLPIQILWVNLVTDGLPAIALGFDPPEKDVMMRKPRGAKESIFSDGLLGLILFRGILIGLTTLAVFASLLYFTGNTDTARTAAFATLVVTQLIHVFECKSERKNIFEVPIFNNLYLIGAVLCSTVMLLIVLYVPFLQSIFKTVTLTYNDWLCIMGLSSIGPVISSFFRREGKRRNKSRR from the coding sequence TTGAGCGTGATGGAATCAAAGCTTCGAAGTAATCGGAATGAAAAAAAGCTTCATATGGGGTTAAGTGAAAAGGAAGCAAAGCTGAAGCTGCAAAAGCATGGACTCAATACGATAGCAGGTAAAAAAAAGGTATCCGTTTTCAGTATGATTCTTGACCAGTTCAATGATTTCATGGTGATGATACTTCTTGCGGCTACGGCGGTTTCTGCGTTCATGGGGGACACTACCGAAGCTGTAACGATAATATCCATAGTGATTGTCAATGCCATAATGGGTTTTATACAGGAGTTCCGCACGGAAAGGACGCTGGAGGCTTTGAAGGATCTTGCCGCGCCCACGGCCAGGGTAATAAGGGACGGGGTTTTATGCAGCATTCCGGCGGAAGAAATAGTACCGGGAGATCTTATAGTGCTGGAGTCCGGCGACAGGGTTCCGGCGGATGCCACCCTGATAGAAGTGAATGGCTTGCAGGTGGACGAATCCTTGCTGACGGGAGAATCCCTGCCTGTTGAAAAGGAAATAGAATCTTCCCATGGAAAAGGCTCCGGCATCGGAGATAAAAAAGGTGTGGTTTATATGGGGTCGGTAGTCACCATGGGGCGGGCAAAAGCCATTGTTTATGCTACCGGGATGGACACCGAAATGGGAAGAATTGCAGATATGATACAAAACATAGAGGATGAAGAGACGCCTTTGCAAAAGAGGCTGGAACACCTGGGCAAGATAATTGCGGTGGGATGTCTTGTCATCTGCGCTATTGTCTCCTTGGCGGGAATATTGAGAGGGGAAGAATTGCTTGACATGCTTCTGGAAGGAATAAGCCTTGCGGTGGCTGCCGTTCCGGAAGGCCTTCCGGCGATAGTTACGGTTTCTCTGGCTCTGGGAGTGCAAAGAATGCTTAAGCGCAATGCATTGATAAGAAAGCTCCCGGCAGTGGAAACCCTGGGATGCGCCAGCGTAATATGCTCGGATAAAACCGGTACATTGACTGAAAATAAAATGACAGTAAGAAAAATATTTGCCGGAGATAACATTTTTGACGTAAAAGGAAATGGCTACGACCTTCAAGGTGCGATCCTTCTAAACAACAGGGAAATAGACGCATCCGGAAGCAAGCCGTTAAAGCTGCTTCTTGAAATAGCCGGATGCTGCAATAACGCGGAAATCTCCAGAACATCCCCCGAGAAGGGTTTTTTGGACAAGATAAAATCTGCGGTTTCGAAACAGGAAAAATGGGAGATAAAAGGTGACCCTACGGAAGGGGCACTTCTGGTGGCGGCGGCAAAGGGCGGCATTACGAAGGAAATTTTGGAGAAAACATACTTCCGGATGGATGAACTGCCTTTTGATTCCGACAGGAAATGCATGTCGGTAATCTGTGGCAATTTCAAGGGTGAAACTTTCGTCTTTACAAAAGGGGCTCCGGATATAATTCTGGATAAGTGCAGCAAGATACATACAAGTAGAGGCACAGAGGACTTAAATGCCTTTGCTAAAAAACGTATCCTGAAGGTAAATGACAATATGGCCGGTGAGGCGTTAAGGGTTTTAGGCTTTGCATATAAAAAACTGGATTCTAGAAATTACAAGCGCGATGATTTGGAAAAGAACCTCACATTTGTAGGGCTTATGGGCATGATCGACCCGCCCAGGAAAGAAGCTTTGGAAGCTGTTCAGAAGTGCAGAATAGCGGGCATAAAGCCTGTCATGATAACCGGTGACCATAAAGTCACAGCAGCAGCCATCGCCAGGGAGTTAAGCATTTTAGGCAGTGGCGACAAGGTGTTGACCGGAGCTGAGCTGGATGAGATGAGCGAATCCAAGCTGGAGAAAATTGCCGGAGAAGTATCGGTATATGCAAGGGTTTCGCCAAAGCATAAGCTCATGATAGTAAGAGCTCTTAAGAAGCTTGGGCATATTGTGGCAATGACCGGGGACGGTGTCAACGACGCTCCGGCGGTGAAGGAAGCGGATATCGGCGTGTCAATGGGCATAACAGGCACGGATGTCACAAAAGAAGCTTCTTCCATGATACTGCTGGACGATAATTTTGCAACAATTGTGGCGGCTATTGAGGAAGGCCGGGTAATATACAACAATATCAGAAAATTCATAAGATACATGCTGGCCTGCAATATCGGAGAGGTGCTTACCATGTTTTTGGGCACGCTTCTGGGGCTTCCCCTGCCGCTTCTGCCGATACAGATACTGTGGGTTAACCTTGTAACTGATGGTCTTCCTGCTATCGCTCTTGGCTTTGATCCTCCGGAGAAGGATGTAATGATGAGAAAGCCCAGAGGGGCGAAAGAGAGCATTTTTTCCGACGGCCTGCTGGGGTTGATTTTATTCAGAGGAATCCTTATAGGATTGACCACGCTGGCGGTATTTGCAAGCCTGTTGTACTTTACCGGCAATACCGATACGGCAAGGACAGCGGCATTTGCGACCCTTGTTGTTACTCAGCTCATTCATGTATTTGAATGCAAATCGGAAAGAAAAAATATATTTGAGGTGCCGATTTTCAACAACCTCTACCTAATCGGAGCAGTACTCTGCTCTACGGTGATGCTGCTTATTGTTTTATATGTGCCGTTTTTGCAAAGCATATTTAAAACTGTAACCCTGACCTACAATGATTGGCTGTGTATAATGGGGCTTTCTTCCATCGGCCCTGTGATATCCAGTTTTTTCAGAAGGGAAGGCAAGAGAAGAAATAAAAGTAGAAGATAA
- a CDS encoding S41 family peptidase gives MAKKYLKLVVAWIAIVCLLNSTAVYARENVSDSQTKNLEYLEAVMEMILEKYQGEITIQELIDGAIRGMFNTMDPYTIYYSMDEAQDFLGQVNGSYEGIGVTMRRNGKYIEVIRVSESSPAEKAGLYPGDRITAVDGTSVVEATLDEANSLIRGSSGTKVVLEVVRGEDVRKIEVTRGEILYNPVTYRINGDIGYIKLEIFNSNSADEMRKALKEMDKKKIKKIVLDLRDNPGGDVSQAVAIARMFVPAGLITKLDFKSDATPDVEYYSYLKKTKYDLVMLVNEMSASSSEIVAGAVQDTKAGILIGTKTFGKAKVQSIIPLLAPEAYEKYKKQLGVEVVNAYDLIYTYNIIPLEEEIIGYSKITTGMYTTPNGRMIDLVGIEPDIEVEDPELVNGVDVRSIEKLSKTVKYTIGSEGADVYHAENILKALGYNIDDPDSKYDKKTFEAIKEFQKKKGGYSYGIMDFTTQQWLNEELDKLLLEYDKQYAKAIEQLRQAEVLQ, from the coding sequence ATGGCTAAAAAATATCTTAAGCTGGTAGTTGCATGGATTGCGATCGTATGCCTGCTGAATTCCACAGCAGTCTACGCGCGGGAAAATGTTTCAGATTCCCAGACCAAGAATCTTGAATACCTGGAAGCTGTAATGGAAATGATACTGGAAAAATACCAGGGAGAAATTACAATACAGGAGTTGATTGATGGTGCCATAAGGGGCATGTTCAATACCATGGACCCCTATACCATCTACTACTCAATGGATGAGGCCCAGGACTTCCTTGGGCAAGTAAACGGCTCCTATGAAGGTATAGGAGTAACCATGAGACGGAATGGAAAATACATCGAAGTCATACGGGTGTCTGAATCCTCGCCGGCAGAGAAGGCAGGCCTTTACCCTGGGGACAGGATCACGGCAGTCGATGGAACAAGTGTGGTGGAAGCCACTTTGGATGAAGCCAACAGTCTGATAAGAGGTTCTTCGGGTACGAAAGTCGTGCTGGAAGTAGTCAGAGGTGAAGATGTCAGGAAAATTGAGGTTACCCGGGGTGAAATTTTATACAATCCTGTTACATACAGAATAAACGGTGATATAGGCTATATAAAACTCGAAATTTTTAACTCCAATTCCGCCGACGAAATGAGAAAAGCTTTAAAAGAGATGGACAAAAAGAAGATCAAAAAGATAGTTCTTGATCTAAGGGACAACCCTGGCGGAGATGTATCGCAAGCAGTAGCAATAGCAAGGATGTTTGTGCCCGCCGGGCTTATTACAAAGCTGGACTTCAAATCTGATGCAACACCCGATGTGGAATACTATTCCTATCTGAAAAAAACAAAATATGATCTGGTGATGCTAGTTAACGAAATGAGTGCCAGTTCTTCCGAGATTGTTGCCGGTGCCGTCCAGGATACAAAGGCAGGTATTCTGATAGGAACAAAAACCTTTGGCAAGGCAAAAGTACAGAGCATCATTCCACTCCTTGCACCTGAAGCTTATGAGAAATATAAAAAGCAGTTGGGAGTGGAAGTAGTCAATGCATACGATTTAATATACACATACAACATAATACCTTTGGAAGAGGAGATAATCGGCTATTCAAAGATAACCACAGGCATGTATACAACACCCAACGGAAGAATGATCGACCTTGTTGGAATTGAGCCGGACATTGAAGTGGAGGATCCGGAGCTGGTAAACGGCGTTGACGTAAGATCTATTGAAAAACTTTCAAAGACAGTAAAGTATACCATAGGCAGCGAGGGGGCGGACGTTTATCATGCCGAGAATATTTTAAAAGCACTGGGATATAATATTGATGACCCTGACTCAAAATATGATAAAAAGACCTTCGAAGCGATAAAGGAATTTCAAAAGAAGAAGGGCGGATATTCGTACGGGATTATGGATTTTACAACCCAGCAGTGGTTGAATGAGGAGCTGGATAAACTATTATTGGAATACGACAAGCAGTATGCCAAAGCAATTGAGCAGTTAAGACAGGCCGAGGTTTTGCAATAG
- a CDS encoding CTP synthase, with protein MPAKYIFVTGGVVSGLGKGITAASLGRLLKARGLRVTIQKFDPYLNVDPGTMSPYQHGEVFVTDDGAETDLDLGHYERFVDENLDKNSNVTTGKIYWSIISKERKGDFLGGTVQVIPHVTNEIKERIYRVGKSDHTDVVITEIGGTVGDIESLPFLEAIRQVATDVGRENVMYIHVTLVPYLGKSGELKTKPTQHSVKELRSIGIQPDVIVCRTEKSLSKEMKDKIGLFCNIPGESVIQNMDAEILYEVPLMLEKEGLASIVCKRLGLNCSEPDLKDWCDMVNRTKNCTNTVDIALVGKYVELHDAYLSIVESLNHGGVANDTEVKIKWINSEDVTVENVHEYLRDVDGVLVPGGFGDRGIEGKILAVKYARESKIPFFGICLGMQMAVVEFARNVAGLKGAQSSEFSQDTEFPVIDLMPEQRDIDEKGGTMRLGLYPCKIKEGSKAHQAYDECLIYERHRHRYEFNNAYRGLLTQKGLILSGLSPSEKLVEIVELSDHPWFVGVQFHPEFKSRPNRPHPLFRDFVKAALDKRKKNG; from the coding sequence ATGCCTGCAAAATATATTTTTGTTACCGGCGGTGTTGTGTCCGGCCTGGGAAAAGGTATTACCGCGGCTTCCCTGGGACGGCTTTTGAAAGCGCGGGGATTGCGTGTCACAATTCAGAAATTTGATCCTTATCTGAATGTCGACCCGGGTACGATGAGCCCTTATCAGCATGGAGAGGTCTTTGTGACCGACGACGGAGCCGAAACGGATCTTGATTTGGGCCATTATGAGAGGTTTGTCGATGAAAATCTGGACAAGAATAGCAATGTAACTACCGGAAAAATCTATTGGTCGATAATCAGCAAGGAGAGAAAAGGCGATTTCCTTGGAGGTACAGTTCAGGTCATACCCCATGTAACAAATGAGATAAAGGAAAGAATATACAGGGTAGGAAAGTCGGATCATACTGATGTTGTAATAACAGAAATAGGAGGCACTGTGGGCGACATTGAAAGCCTGCCGTTTTTGGAAGCCATAAGACAGGTGGCAACAGACGTCGGAAGGGAAAACGTCATGTATATACATGTCACCCTTGTTCCTTACCTGGGTAAATCCGGGGAACTGAAGACAAAACCGACCCAGCACAGTGTTAAGGAATTGAGAAGCATAGGCATACAGCCTGATGTTATCGTATGCCGTACAGAAAAAAGCCTCAGCAAGGAGATGAAGGATAAAATAGGGTTGTTCTGCAACATACCCGGAGAATCGGTCATACAGAACATGGATGCGGAGATTCTTTACGAAGTGCCTTTGATGCTGGAAAAGGAAGGATTGGCCAGCATTGTATGCAAGCGTCTGGGATTAAATTGCAGCGAGCCTGACTTAAAAGACTGGTGCGATATGGTAAACAGGACAAAGAACTGCACCAATACTGTGGATATCGCACTGGTGGGAAAATATGTGGAGCTGCATGATGCATATCTGAGCATAGTCGAGTCCCTTAATCACGGTGGAGTGGCAAATGATACGGAGGTAAAAATCAAATGGATTAACTCCGAGGATGTTACCGTGGAGAATGTGCACGAATATCTGCGTGATGTGGACGGAGTGCTCGTCCCGGGGGGATTTGGAGACAGAGGCATAGAGGGCAAGATACTTGCTGTCAAATATGCTAGGGAAAGCAAAATACCTTTCTTTGGCATATGCCTTGGAATGCAGATGGCAGTGGTGGAATTCGCAAGAAACGTCGCTGGGTTAAAAGGTGCGCAAAGCTCAGAATTCTCCCAGGATACTGAGTTTCCCGTGATAGATCTGATGCCGGAGCAAAGGGACATAGATGAAAAGGGTGGTACCATGAGGCTAGGGCTGTATCCTTGTAAAATCAAGGAAGGCAGCAAGGCACACCAGGCATATGATGAATGCCTGATCTATGAAAGGCACAGACATAGGTATGAGTTTAATAACGCGTACCGGGGGCTGCTTACACAAAAAGGCCTGATACTGTCGGGTCTGTCCCCCAGTGAAAAACTGGTCGAAATTGTTGAATTGTCCGATCATCCATGGTTTGTCGGAGTTCAGTTCCATCCCGAATTCAAATCAAGACCCAACAGGCCGCATCCGCTTTTTAGAGACTTTGTAAAGGCAGCGTTGGACAAGCGGAAGAAAAATGGTTGA
- a CDS encoding N-acetylmuramoyl-L-alanine amidase family protein, translated as MIHNKSKKYLFIIPAVLLAVILACSAILANTLHNPLAGKYIIIDPGHGGIDSGTSDASGFAEKNINLEISLKLKEVLESKDAIVDMTRDRDIALDDRNNLSTSRHRRDLLARVEMFNSGKYDLFISIHVNRSSNPKAAGPITLYSTNLPSSALLASSIQEKLNSLMNETYNTKIDRSPVKADFFILKHSNIPGVLVETGFISNSKDKKLLQTFEYQEKLSKFICSGIAEYFRSLEEFNKNNLKDDAPNPAEPADEYIIPGELYDIQLVRN; from the coding sequence TTGATTCATAACAAAAGCAAGAAATACCTTTTTATAATACCTGCAGTGTTGCTGGCAGTAATACTGGCATGCAGTGCGATTTTGGCCAACACCCTACACAACCCTCTGGCAGGGAAATATATTATTATAGACCCGGGACATGGAGGCATTGATTCCGGAACCAGTGACGCTTCAGGCTTTGCCGAGAAGAACATCAACCTTGAAATTTCCTTAAAGCTTAAGGAAGTTCTGGAATCAAAAGATGCCATTGTAGATATGACTAGAGACAGGGATATTGCTCTTGATGACAGGAACAATTTAAGTACCAGCAGGCACAGGAGAGATCTTCTGGCAAGGGTGGAGATGTTTAACAGCGGGAAATATGACCTGTTCATCAGCATTCATGTGAACCGTTCAAGCAATCCGAAGGCAGCAGGTCCCATCACCCTGTATTCCACAAATCTGCCTTCTTCAGCCCTGTTGGCTTCCAGCATACAAGAAAAGCTGAATTCCCTTATGAATGAAACCTATAACACAAAAATAGACAGGAGCCCGGTAAAAGCAGATTTTTTCATTCTTAAGCATTCCAACATACCCGGTGTCCTGGTGGAGACGGGCTTTATATCCAACAGCAAAGACAAAAAGCTTCTCCAGACTTTCGAGTATCAGGAAAAGCTATCAAAATTCATATGCAGTGGTATTGCTGAATATTTTAGATCTCTGGAGGAATTTAACAAGAACAACCTTAAGGATGATGCTCCCAATCCTGCCGAACCAGCGGATGAATACATCATCCCTGGCGAGCTTTATGATATACAGTTGGTAAGAAACTAA
- a CDS encoding IS110 family transposase, whose amino-acid sequence MLKIVYPICCGIDVHKKFVIATIATTNDKNVTSYQTRRFNTFKNDLIALNNWLVENKCKDVCMESTGKYWIPVFNVLEDFCTITLANPRYVKNIPGKKTDKRDSIWLADLHKHALVKGSFIPSKPIRELRDLIRYKSKLTNVSSSEKNRVQNSLTVSNIMLANVVSDTFGKSASSIIKHMIENPDIIDFDYSSMLHKSLKKKSDEIEQAVAGKFSKEQAAKLSVCYEHYNSVEKCIEILEATILELSLPFKEQIDIIATLPGIKQASATAILSEIGTDMSVFTSDKHLCSWAGLTPQSNESAGKKKSVRISRAGVYIKPLLVQCANAAVKDKSCTVFKNRYEAIKKRRGHKRAIIATARMILTCIYHMLSKNEPFNPLLYDDNAKSKKRNQQDSLSIEQAIAFLQANGYTVNISDLVAITN is encoded by the coding sequence ATGCTTAAGATTGTCTATCCCATCTGTTGTGGAATTGATGTCCACAAAAAGTTTGTAATTGCCACTATTGCCACCACCAATGATAAAAATGTTACTTCCTATCAAACACGTCGTTTTAATACTTTCAAAAATGATCTAATCGCTCTCAACAACTGGTTAGTAGAAAACAAGTGCAAAGATGTCTGTATGGAATCCACCGGAAAGTACTGGATTCCTGTTTTTAACGTGCTCGAGGATTTCTGCACTATTACCCTTGCAAACCCGAGATACGTTAAAAATATCCCAGGTAAGAAAACCGATAAGCGAGATTCAATTTGGCTTGCTGACTTACACAAGCATGCATTGGTAAAAGGTAGCTTTATCCCATCTAAGCCTATACGGGAGTTGCGGGATTTAATTCGGTACAAGTCTAAACTTACCAACGTCTCTTCCAGTGAGAAAAACCGGGTGCAAAATTCGCTTACAGTTTCAAACATCATGCTTGCCAATGTTGTTTCCGACACCTTCGGCAAGTCTGCTTCCTCAATTATTAAGCACATGATAGAGAATCCTGATATCATCGACTTTGATTATTCTTCAATGCTCCACAAAAGTCTGAAGAAAAAATCGGATGAAATTGAACAAGCCGTTGCTGGTAAATTCTCTAAGGAGCAAGCGGCAAAATTGTCTGTATGCTATGAGCACTATAACAGCGTTGAAAAATGCATCGAAATACTGGAAGCTACAATACTCGAGCTATCTTTACCTTTCAAAGAACAAATTGACATCATCGCTACTTTACCTGGTATTAAGCAGGCATCGGCTACAGCTATTCTTTCAGAAATCGGAACCGATATGTCCGTCTTCACCTCGGACAAGCATCTTTGTTCCTGGGCTGGCCTTACACCCCAGAGTAATGAAAGTGCCGGTAAGAAGAAAAGTGTCCGTATTAGCCGCGCCGGTGTCTACATTAAACCTTTACTTGTCCAGTGTGCTAATGCCGCTGTAAAGGACAAGTCCTGCACTGTTTTCAAAAACCGCTATGAAGCGATTAAAAAACGTCGTGGTCACAAACGTGCTATTATTGCTACCGCAAGAATGATTTTAACCTGCATCTATCACATGCTCTCTAAAAATGAGCCATTCAATCCATTGCTGTATGATGACAATGCGAAATCTAAGAAGCGTAATCAGCAGGATTCTCTAAGTATTGAGCAGGCCATCGCATTTTTGCAAGCCAATGGGTATACTGTGAATATTTCTGATCTAGTGGCAATAACAAACTAA
- a CDS encoding S-layer homology domain-containing protein, whose protein sequence is MRRIIKLMLCILIISSLMFPYAAFARGGDNGYEGGISSGEAPGKTSYEYQEVNFITGEPIVFKGTLVISKNMKKDTLVTTYRYTLNNLDRNAVLNREITLSTQITTKDNGQTVEESLLDGRTSELVRVGSQTYILENYDFSRSRLVDHKPAIDYYAGNLWGKKTYRIASGTGTVTVEETGSFYGYDQYWGSAEAMEIKYVIDSRQKKGNSFETWSGTASVTLSSTVVQDLKYEENVPDQISFSGGYVKLQNNESILEYSCSLPEFDQNGFATDNILKRNGSLKLESFPSQTRLPVANISHLRGHWAENDIKALYSLEIFNEGSTEFNPDKYITRAEFAAVMVRAAKEVPEDESLKKKTATRTVTPRRNTKEVVISPFIDVKTTDKYYKEIEEAYKRGLMGGNANGRFEPNQPITVAEALTVFIRALGLESLAPNPNPVTSFTDNDKIPAYARKAAYVAQRIGLIKGDTKGYLNPEENLTMGRTAVMVKRFIDYMRSDIRKDYRERIINY, encoded by the coding sequence ATGAGAAGAATAATAAAGTTAATGCTCTGCATATTGATCATATCAAGTCTTATGTTTCCTTATGCCGCTTTTGCCCGCGGAGGGGATAACGGCTATGAAGGGGGTATTTCTTCCGGTGAAGCTCCCGGTAAGACTTCTTATGAGTACCAGGAGGTTAACTTTATTACCGGTGAGCCCATCGTATTCAAAGGGACACTGGTTATCAGCAAGAATATGAAAAAGGATACCCTTGTAACGACATATAGATACACCCTTAATAACCTTGACAGAAACGCAGTGCTTAACAGGGAGATTACCCTGAGCACGCAAATTACGACCAAGGACAACGGCCAGACGGTGGAGGAATCGCTTTTGGATGGGAGGACTTCCGAACTTGTCAGAGTCGGAAGCCAGACATATATACTGGAGAATTATGATTTCTCCCGCTCAAGGCTGGTGGACCACAAACCGGCCATCGATTATTATGCCGGAAACCTGTGGGGCAAAAAGACTTACCGGATCGCTTCGGGAACAGGAACCGTGACGGTGGAGGAAACCGGAAGCTTCTATGGGTATGACCAGTATTGGGGAAGCGCTGAAGCCATGGAAATAAAGTATGTGATAGACAGCAGGCAGAAAAAGGGCAACAGTTTTGAGACCTGGAGCGGAACGGCATCCGTGACCCTGTCTTCCACTGTGGTACAGGATCTGAAGTATGAAGAAAATGTTCCCGACCAGATAAGTTTCAGCGGAGGATATGTGAAGCTTCAGAATAATGAGAGCATTTTGGAGTATTCATGCAGCCTTCCGGAATTTGACCAAAACGGGTTTGCCACCGATAATATCTTGAAAAGGAATGGAAGCTTGAAGCTGGAATCCTTTCCTTCCCAGACAAGGCTTCCTGTAGCTAATATAAGCCATCTGAGGGGACACTGGGCTGAAAATGATATAAAAGCCTTATACAGTCTGGAAATTTTCAATGAAGGGAGCACAGAATTCAACCCTGATAAGTATATTACGAGGGCTGAATTTGCCGCAGTGATGGTAAGAGCTGCCAAGGAGGTTCCGGAGGACGAGTCCCTTAAAAAGAAAACGGCGACAAGGACCGTCACCCCACGCAGAAATACCAAGGAAGTGGTGATTTCTCCCTTTATAGATGTCAAGACGACGGACAAGTACTATAAAGAGATTGAGGAGGCATACAAGCGGGGGTTGATGGGCGGAAATGCCAACGGCAGATTTGAACCGAACCAGCCCATAACGGTGGCCGAGGCCTTAACGGTCTTTATCAGAGCTTTGGGGCTGGAGAGCCTGGCGCCAAATCCCAATCCTGTCACCTCCTTTACGGATAACGACAAGATCCCTGCCTATGCCAGGAAAGCTGCCTACGTGGCTCAGAGGATAGGACTTATAAAAGGTGACACCAAGGGTTACCTGAATCCTGAGGAAAACCTCACCATGGGTAGGACTGCTGTGATGGTGAAAAGGTTTATAGATTATATGAGGAGCGATATACGAAAGGATTACAGAGAAAGAATAATAAATTATTGA
- the spoIIR gene encoding stage II sporulation protein R, giving the protein MSKVLARIREIGIFHRKNVLIKTAVSVVIISLLASGIVFATYSDDVNKSLADNLIRLHVVANSDSEEDQALKRDVRDIILEYMKDKLKDSKDIEQTKYIINESMPEIEKLAVQEIQRQGKDYKVEVMLGSYPFPTKLYGDIALPAGYYEALRVVIGKGEGANWWCVLFPPLCFVDATHGTVPESVKEELKNVLTEEEYSMVISADADDDIPVKIKFKIVEFFQDSRIKVSGLFDRIIRSIL; this is encoded by the coding sequence ATGAGTAAGGTATTGGCGAGAATAAGAGAGATTGGAATTTTCCATAGAAAGAATGTGCTCATAAAGACGGCTGTCTCCGTCGTTATAATATCGCTTTTAGCCTCAGGGATTGTATTTGCTACATATTCTGATGATGTAAATAAAAGCCTTGCGGATAATCTCATAAGGCTTCATGTCGTTGCCAACAGCGACTCTGAGGAGGATCAGGCGCTGAAACGGGATGTAAGGGATATTATTTTGGAGTATATGAAGGACAAGCTCAAGGATTCCAAGGATATTGAGCAGACGAAATATATCATCAATGAAAGCATGCCGGAAATTGAAAAGCTTGCTGTCCAGGAGATTCAACGCCAGGGAAAGGATTATAAAGTGGAGGTCATGCTGGGAAGCTATCCCTTTCCCACCAAGCTATATGGAGATATAGCCCTTCCCGCAGGATATTACGAAGCTCTGCGGGTAGTTATCGGCAAAGGTGAAGGAGCTAATTGGTGGTGCGTACTGTTTCCTCCTTTGTGCTTTGTGGATGCAACCCATGGAACTGTTCCCGAATCCGTAAAGGAAGAGCTCAAGAATGTGCTTACGGAAGAGGAATACAGCATGGTTATTTCGGCAGATGCCGATGATGATATCCCGGTCAAGATAAAATTCAAAATAGTGGAGTTTTTTCAGGATTCGAGAATCAAGGTTTCCGGATTATTTGACAGAATAATAAGATCCATACTGTAG
- a CDS encoding MgtC/SapB family protein has translation MLEEYLVSIGRLVVAGVLGGIVGYEREHTKRPAGFRTHILVCIGSALVMITSEFLFKRYSDIVNMDPARLGAQVISGIGFLGAGTIIREGASVKGLTTAASLWAVSCIGIAAGSGFYMGAISATVLTFVTLIFLKRMESQFAVKKRYSTIYVHTGGMLEQIRSVKSALEKMGVASKGIEVILKNEEADDFILKFRVKIPKGLNSGDVIAEICSIEGLKKVYAE, from the coding sequence ATGCTGGAAGAGTATCTAGTATCAATTGGAAGGCTGGTAGTGGCCGGAGTCCTTGGGGGAATTGTTGGTTACGAGAGGGAGCACACAAAACGGCCAGCCGGATTCAGAACTCATATCCTTGTATGCATTGGATCTGCCCTTGTTATGATAACTTCGGAATTTTTGTTTAAAAGGTATTCAGATATTGTGAACATGGACCCTGCCCGGCTTGGAGCTCAGGTAATAAGCGGTATAGGCTTTCTGGGAGCGGGCACCATCATACGCGAAGGAGCCAGTGTTAAAGGTTTGACTACCGCTGCAAGCCTATGGGCAGTATCATGTATTGGTATTGCGGCAGGATCGGGATTTTACATGGGTGCGATATCAGCTACTGTTCTCACGTTTGTTACGCTTATTTTCCTGAAAAGGATGGAAAGCCAGTTTGCCGTTAAGAAACGCTACAGCACCATATATGTTCATACCGGAGGCATGCTGGAACAGATAAGGAGTGTAAAATCTGCTTTGGAAAAGATGGGTGTAGCCTCCAAGGGCATAGAAGTCATTTTAAAGAATGAAGAAGCAGACGATTTTATTTTAAAGTTTCGCGTGAAAATTCCTAAAGGTTTAAACAGCGGAGATGTTATAGCTGAGATTTGCAGCATTGAAGGATTAAAGAAAGTGTATGCGGAATAA